One Oscillospiraceae bacterium genomic window, TGTCGAACCTGTATAGGCATTGTAGCCCAGTATTTCTGATGCAACACTCGATGCAAACGCCTGCTCGCAGACGGGTGTGCGATCGCAGGGAACGCCGTCAAATGCGGCGCGGACACGTTGGGGTGATGTCATAGTAGCCCTCACTTTGCTCCGTTAAATGATAAATAAGAATGCAGAAATAATAAATTGCGGATTACAAAATTTTGTCCGCAGGAAATATTTCTGCATTTTTATTTCTTATTTGTTATTTAATAAATTACCCGTTCATCGGACACGCGCTGACAATCCGTTCCCAAATGTTGCAGTGCGTGTTTATGTCAGCACCTTCGGGAATGGGACCGTTAAAGCCTAAGCGTTCGACTTCGAGTTCTTCAAGCCGCTCAATGTCGCCGTCCAAATAGCCGTTAATGCGCCGCTGTGCCGCAAGTAAGCGTGTACGCACCCCGCCTAAGCGGATATGAATGACTTCCAAGCCTTGCGGCTTATTTTCGCGTGCCCAGAAAGTTTCAAAGCTTAAAATCAGCTCGTCCACCATACCGCAAAGTCCCGGCAATACATTGTTTGCCAGTGTCCTTAATTTTTCACGCTCGCCGTTGCGATAGGCTTCGGTGATGGCAATGCCTACCGTGCTTTTTACCATAAGCAGGTCGCTCAATGTCGCCATATGATTGAACAGATAGCCCCATTCGCCGTTGCGCTTGGCCGCGGCGTGCAGTTTGTCCGTCAAGGTTTCGTAGTGCGCGGGGAATGTCGCAATATCAACGTGTTTGTCAAACAAGCCGAGCAATACATCCTGGTACAGCAATGGCTTGGACGTATTTGTCGTACCGTCACGCCGCGCCGTTGTGTTGTTAACATCGTCGAGCAAGAAGAAATCTTCCCACACGCCGCCTGTGCAGACGGCGAACCGCGCCGCTAGTTCCGCATCGGTAAAAATTGTACAGTCGAGAATATCAACTGCGTCAAGTGACTTGGGTTGCGTGTATTTGAAGTCTATATAACCGCATTCGGCTTGCAATTGCAACGCCGGCAGTACGCTAAACGCCGGGCATTCTGCGCCGTTGTCGCCCCAGCCTGTGGCAAATACAATGTCTACGCCGGTTGCACGGCAAGCCGCAAGGCTAGATCGCGATGTGTGCATATTAAAGCGCAAATCAGGCGCCAATCCGCCCCATTTCCATGCGCCGCCGGCGAACCCGATGGGGTTCGGAAACTTTTTATGTTGTTTGAGCATACCCTCGTAATGTGCTTGGCTGAGGTGATAATAATCCCAGTACACCAATGTAACTTCGGGCGGCAACAATTCCAAAATTTCTTTCGGGAACGGCACATCGCTGCCGTGGTAGTAGTCGCCGCCGACAAGGCGGAAGAACATATCACTCCACATCATGGGTTTGAATCCGTACTTTTTACAGATTTCGACAACTTTTGTCAAGTGGCGACACATGATTTCGGTGCGATTTTGATAGCCGTGTTTGTCGAGATATTTGCCCAGCCCCAACATATGCGCTTCGTCCATGCCGATGTTAATGTTGCGGCTGGTGAAACAGCTTGCCAGCTGTTTCATCATATCGTCGATAAATTTATACGTTTTCTCTTCGCCGACAAGTAAAATGTCGTTGCAGTCGATGATATCATGAAATTGCACCCAACGCAACGCCGCGTTAAGATGCGCCAGCGTTTGCACGCAGGGAATCAGCTCAATGCCCAACTTGGCGGCGTAGGTGTCGATTTCTTTGAGTTCGTCGGCTGTGTAGCGTCCGCGCTGGTAGCCAAAATATTCCCATTCCGGGATTTCAAATGTGTCTTCGGTGTAGAGCTGCAACGTGTTCAGCCCCATCAAAGACATGGATTGCAGTAGTCTTTTAACCGCCGGAACGGTTGCCACGGCATTGCGCGAACAGTCGAGCATATACCCGTTTTGCGAGAACGCCGATTGCTGCGCAACGTCAAAATTACCTTGCAGTACATAGCTTACAGCACGGAAAAAATCAATTTCGCGCTCGTATGTGATAGAATTTTGCGTAACGGCAAAACCCTTGCCGCCTTGCGTGACAGTGATAGCCGTGCCGTCGGGCGACAAGGCAAATTTGCCGGCCTCGGCAAGCAGTTGCAAGCCGCTGATAATCGGCTGTGTATCGCCTGTGAAATTAAATGTTTGCATGGTGTTGCTCCTTTTCGTCGCAGTGAGAAATTAGAAGTTAGTAGCGAGAAGTGAGAAGTGACTATCTCGCGCCGTGCGCAAAACTACCAACTCCTCACTTCTAATTTATAACTGTAATGCACAAAGTGCGTTACACCAACTCCACCCAATGCACAATGCCACCGTTGGAGTTGCCCAGAATAATGTACTCAACTGTCAGCTGCTCAACACTGTTCGGCGCAACGGTAACTTCCGCCGCCAATGCGCGCTCGTGGTGATGCTCCCAGTACGGGCGGCCGTCAACAATCGGCCAGTAATTGCCGTCACGTTCGACATAACGCGGGTCGTTGGCCTTGCTTTCGTCTTTGTCGATAATCGCGTGGCAGTTTAACTTCGCGCTCAACGGGTTGCCGTCACGGTCGCGGATTACCACGTTCAATGCACCGGCAATCGCGCCTTTTTTGTAAATCTTAAACGTGCGCGGCTTTGTGCCGGTGTTTGCCAGCGTAAAGTTGTCTTGGTACGGAATCATCCAGTTGCCAAAGTTGCCGGGACGTCCTGCACCGTCGGCGCAATCGTTGGTCAAGAACACTTCTTTGCCGTCCTCGGTGATGCAACGGAAACTCGACATATCTGTGCCGACAGCCCTGCGGTTGTTTTGCGAGTTCAGCGCGTTTTCCCACTCGTCGCCTTCAACGAGATTTTCTTGGCTGTTGTAGACGGCATAAGGCTCGCGCTTGGCAAGTTCGCCGGTGTCTTCAAAGTTTTTAACCGTCGGGTCAAAGCTGTTTTTGTACCAAACAGGCAGCTTGCCTGCGGGTGTCAAGTCGTTGACCGTCCAGCCCGCGTCGGTTTCAATCAGACCCATTGCGTCGTCGATACCTTTGTATTGCGCCGAGAAGTTGACGTTTTCTTCAATGCCCTTGTGCGGGTTGTATTGAAAACGCTCAACAACGTAGCCTTGTTCGGGGCCGTTTTCGTCGCAATATTTCGCGTCGGTGTAGAAGTACAGCGAGCCGGTAATATCTTCGCCTTGTTCTATGTCAAACAGTACAACGCCGTTCATGCAGCGGCCGTTAGGCACAATGCGGTCGGCGGTGTCGCCAATGTTGTGGCGCGAGAAATTGTCGGCAACCGTGCCGCCCATAATCCAAATGTATTTGCCGCTAGGCACGGTGATGGTCATTGGCTCAAACTTTTTCGGCACGTGAGGCAGGAAGTCTTGTCCTACATAGTACCAGTTCTCTTCGCCTTGCTTGTTATAGTAGTCGGCGGGCAGGGTGTGTTCCACGTTATAAAAATCCGCCCATTCGCGCGCACCGAGCCACTCGCCGCAGTATTGGTAGCCGATGTTGTAAATCGTAACCACCATGTCCTTTGCGCCGTTGTTGACCAGGCGGTAACCGGCATAAATGTCCATTTCCGACCAGTTGGAGTGTTCCCAGGTAAAAAAGTAGCGACCTTTCATGTTGCGCGTACGCATATTGCAGACGCCGGGGCTTTTTTCCGACGCAATGTCTTGCCAACGTAACATTTCGGGGTTATTGGCATAAATGTACCGTCCGTCGGTGTTTTTAATGCACTTAATTTCGCAAGGTACACAGGGGTCACTGTCAGGTGTAGCGGCCGGCACTTGCGGTTTTGGTGTACCCATCAAGCGGGTCTTGTAGGGCAAATAATCGCGTAACGGTTTGGCGTTTGTCATGGGATTTCACTCCTTATATGTAGGTTTGTGGCTAGTGTACTGTATTTACACAGGATTGTCAACAGTTGGATTGTGTGGTATGATGTAGGAAATTTATATTAGGTGCGTTGCCGACATCTGATAAATTTAGAGTAAGGAGAGGTTGAAAGTGGAAAATAAAGGTCATATAAATGATGCGCCATATATGCAGCGATTAAGCGATTTTATTTCACAAGAATACAATCTTATCGCAAAGTCAATCACGCCTGCGGCTCGTGGTTACTATGGCGAAACATGGCGGCTTGATACAACTGATAAGAGCTATTTTGCCAAAGTAGATTATTTTATGCGCCACCAAATAATCTTTCAAAATAGTTTGTCCGTTATAGAATATCTTTGCGATAACGGCATTGGTTTTATCCCTAAAATTATCAAAACGAAATCTAACATGCTATATTCCGAGTTTGACTCGGCAACTGTGGGCTTGTTTGAATGGATTGATGGAACAAACATCGAAACAGATGAAACAAAAGTCGCAGAATACCAAATGTTATGCGAGATATATCCATTAACTAAACAAGGTTTTGGCATTCCGACTATGACATTTTCAAATAGCGTGGTTGTTCAAGTTTATGAAAAGTGGGAATCCCTCAAAGATACACATCAAAACAATGTTATTCTATCAACTCTTGAAAAATACAGGGAAAATTTATCGCATTGTGCGTCACGCTTGGCTCACTTTTCATCAGTTTGTCGCATGAATACAGACCATTTTTATTTTACGCACGGAGATGCAGGAGGGAACTTCTTTGTAGGCAACGACCGAAATTATTTCGTTGATTGGGACGAGGTTATTTATGCGCCGATAGAACGCGATGCGTGGGTAATGTGTTGCCATGATTGGGCGCGAGCGTTATTTAATGATACGCTCAATAAAAATAACATTCCTTATCAGTTACGCATGGAACGACTTGCCTATTATTGCTACTATATGCTTTTTTGGTATCTTGGCGAATTTTTAGCAGATATTGAAAAACCGGATATAGCAAAAATAATAGACGAATATCTCGATGAAACTTGTTGGATTTGGGATAGAGTGCGATTTGCTGATAAAGTGTAAATCTATTTCACAAAATAAACAATTTTGACAACGCCGTTGGCATGTCAAAGCAATAGCAAAATTTATATTTAGTGTAGGAGGCTAGCATGGCAACATTGCATTTAATGATAGGACTGCCGTGTAGTGGAAAAACCACTTATGCTCGCAAACTTGCGAACGATATAAATGCTCTTTTGCTTACGCCTGATGTTTGGCATATAAAACTTTTTGGTAATGATATAAGGCATGAAAATCATGATATTAATCATGATAACGTTGAAATGCTTATGTGGGATGTGGCAGAGCAAATATTAAAACTTGGCTGTGATGTAATTCTTGATTTTGGGTGCTGGGTGCGTGTTCAACGAGATGATTTTAGAAATCGAGCGAAAAAATTAGGAGCAAACTTTAAGCTGCACTACATGGATGTTCCTTACGAGGAATTGTATCGTCGTTTGGAACAGCGAAATCGAAATCTACCCCAAGGCATATTTGAAATCCCCAAAGAGGAAATGGATAAATATATTTCTTTTTTTCAACCGCCAACTTCTGATGAATTGCAGTAAGCAAATGCCGCAAAATAAGCATTTTCTACGCAATTTATGCGCCATCGGAGGTACACGCTATGACACGCAAACAACGCCTGCACGCTACGCTTGCTCGCCAAGCCGTTGACTGTCCTGCGGTCAACTTCTACGAACTCAACGGGCTTGACGAAAACCCTAACGACACCAACCCGTACAACATCTATAATCACCCGTCTTGGTTGCCGTTGATTGAGTTGACGCGCGATTTTACCGACCGTATTGTTATGCGCGGACTGCCTGTGCGGTACGCCTGCGACCCGCTTGCCGAATTGACGCACACCGAAACATTTACCGCCCCCGACGGCACGCACAATGTTATTACCGAAATCCGCGCAGGAAACCGCACATTGCGCCAGCACACCAAACGCGAGCGCGATATAAACACTGTGTGGGTGACTGAGCATTTGTTGAAAGACGAACAAGACCTTGCGGCGTGGATAACGCTGCCGCCGCGCGAGGGCGCGTTTCATGTTGACACAAACGGCGTACTTTCCGCCGAGGAAACGTTAGGCGACAGCGGCATTGTTATGCTTGACGTAAGCAGTGCACTTTGTACAGTGGCGAGTTTGTTTTCGATGGAAGACTTTACTGTTATCGCAATGACAGAACCAGCTTTGTTTGAAGCGGCAATCGAAAAAGTGCACGTTTCGCGTTTGCGTGACGTTGAGGCAGCATCGCGTGAGCTGCCCGGGCGATTATGGCGCATTCACGGTCCCGAATACGCCGCACCGCCGTACTTGCCGCCGCAGTTGTACAAGGAGTATGTCGCCAAATACGACAGGCAACTGGTTGCCGCGATACAGGCGCACGGCGGTTATGCGCGTTTGCACCAACACGGAATGCTGCGTGATACGTTGGATATGATTGTTGATATGGGCGTAGACGCCATTGACCCCATCGAGCCGCCGCCGCAAGGTGACGTAACGCTTAAATATGTGCGCGAGCGGTACGGCGATGAGCTGATTTTGTTCGGCAATCTCGAAGCCAGCGACATAGAAACGCTGCCGCCGGCGCAGTTTGAGCGTAACATACTGACAGCACTCGAAGAGGGCGGCAAAAACTTTGTGCTAATGCCGTCGGCGTGTCCATATGGACGGGTATTGTCGGAGCGAGCGCTAGAGAATTATAGGCTGATGGTCAAAATTGTTAAATTTTTGTAAACAATCGCCAAAAACACTTGACGGATATATATATAATGGAATGCAAGGATTCTATCCTACATTAAATGAGGAGGTTCTTGCATATGAGAAAAAGGATTAAGCGCGTGGCGGCCGGTCTGGTGATGGTGTTTCTCTTTTTTAGTCTAGTGGCGTTTATCTCGCCACAACAGGCTGAAGCCACAAATCCTTATGGGCATAGGCCACCTTATTTTTTCCGCGGCCGTCTTATGCCGGCCAGTGTGAACAGCCCCTTTAACTGGCGTTTTCATATCCATAATC contains:
- a CDS encoding beta-N-acetylhexosaminidase — its product is MQTFNFTGDTQPIISGLQLLAEAGKFALSPDGTAITVTQGGKGFAVTQNSITYEREIDFFRAVSYVLQGNFDVAQQSAFSQNGYMLDCSRNAVATVPAVKRLLQSMSLMGLNTLQLYTEDTFEIPEWEYFGYQRGRYTADELKEIDTYAAKLGIELIPCVQTLAHLNAALRWVQFHDIIDCNDILLVGEEKTYKFIDDMMKQLASCFTSRNINIGMDEAHMLGLGKYLDKHGYQNRTEIMCRHLTKVVEICKKYGFKPMMWSDMFFRLVGGDYYHGSDVPFPKEILELLPPEVTLVYWDYYHLSQAHYEGMLKQHKKFPNPIGFAGGAWKWGGLAPDLRFNMHTSRSSLAACRATGVDIVFATGWGDNGAECPAFSVLPALQLQAECGYIDFKYTQPKSLDAVDILDCTIFTDAELAARFAVCTGGVWEDFFLLDDVNNTTARRDGTTNTSKPLLYQDVLLGLFDKHVDIATFPAHYETLTDKLHAAAKRNGEWGYLFNHMATLSDLLMVKSTVGIAITEAYRNGEREKLRTLANNVLPGLCGMVDELILSFETFWARENKPQGLEVIHIRLGGVRTRLLAAQRRINGYLDGDIERLEELEVERLGFNGPIPEGADINTHCNIWERIVSACPMNG
- a CDS encoding ATP-binding protein, which produces MATLHLMIGLPCSGKTTYARKLANDINALLLTPDVWHIKLFGNDIRHENHDINHDNVEMLMWDVAEQILKLGCDVILDFGCWVRVQRDDFRNRAKKLGANFKLHYMDVPYEELYRRLEQRNRNLPQGIFEIPKEEMDKYISFFQPPTSDELQ
- a CDS encoding DUF4006 family protein; the encoded protein is MRKRIKRVAAGLVMVFLFFSLVAFISPQQAEATNPYGHRPPYFFRGRLMPASVNSPFNWRFHIHNLPQGGMLF